TAATGTATcgtaaaatacaaaaaaaaataccaGGAACAGGGTGCAATCCAAGCCACGAATTTGGGGGCAACAATGACGTAATGTTGTCAAACTGATGAATATAGGGCATCACCTAGCTAAATTATTATTAAAAGCAAAGAAATAACCTCGTTTCTCCTGGCTTGGGTCTCTTAAGGTCAGCAAATTGAACAATCAACGACTGTTTACAGTCCTAAAAAGAATGTAAATTAATGAATATCAACAACAGTTGGATTAGAATGCATAACCATAACAGACTTATATTTTCTTACTCACATTCTATAAATTCCATTTAAGATCATTTTATAGCTGCCATTGCCACATCTCTATTTGAATATTCAACAAATGAAGCATGTGCATTCATGGCTGATTAATCTGCTTCAACTCATTTGAGGTGTACCAATTTTACACAATTTtttattttaccaatttgatTAATGACCGAAAATAGCCCCAAAGAATGTCATATTACCCTCTTCAGGGCAAGTTTTTCAGTTGACCTTGATTGCTTTCTTTGATCAATGACCAAAAATAGCCCCAAAGAATGTCATATATTACCAATTTGATTAATGACCGAAAATAGCCCCAAAGAATTTCATATTACCTCTTCAGGGCAAGCTTTTTCAGTTGACCTTAATTGCTTTCTTTGTCCATCAACCATTTGTTTCTTAACTTCATAATTCATTGAAAGCCTACAAGCAACAAAGATTATTTGAAAGATAaaagaaggaaagaaaagaaacaaaactAATAAACAATTCTTGACAAGAAAATCCAGATCCAGGTCTTTACTCACAAAAACATTAATGACTTGACACAGTACGTACCTTTTAGTCTCAACCCACTAATCAACACTTTGATCCAAGTCAGATCTGGAGCACAATCAGAGTAAAACTAACAAAAATACATAATAAAAATTAGGTCAAAGTATAAACATTAAAAAGAAAAAGACTGAACAAGTTAATGAGCATCTCAAAAAGTTCAGATTTGACTTTATTACTTGAAAAGAAACTAAGTGGCAGCGGCTTTCAAACTTGTACCAGAATTTCATCAGATTTCTCCATAGGTTCTTCTTATGGAAGCTTCATTACACCCAAATGAAGAAGAGCGACGAACAGAGATCTGGTGAACACATGTTTAATCAGCAAAACTTcaaaggaaataacaacaatcaacaacaaatttAACCTTATGCAATAACCATACCAGATCTAAAAGTTTCACCGTATTAGGGTTTGGGGACCACAGATCTAAAAGTTTCAACAACAAATCTAACCTTAGGGTTGTCGAGTAGTCGGAATGGCCAACTTAACCATACAACCACCAACAATAGCAGTCGAAGATAACAAAATCTGAACCAATCTGGTGATATCTTCATCAAACGTCTGAATCGCcgcaagagagagaaagagagagagatggaGACGGATAGGAATGAGATGAATATGTAAAACCCTAATTCGTGTACGTGTTTTTTTTGTTTGACAAAAGGGTATTATTGGAAAGTGAGGTTTTAGTGTGCTTAAAAGACTTGTACATCTTGCTTTAGGggtgttttaagaaaatttcaatgaccttaagaagtcctttggatatgtatattatatatagtatagatatatatttttgaaatatttattaaagaataaattacaagttttgtcctttaaatAAGTAAAAAGGACTAAATTACCCATGTGTAATaagatttaacagaaaaatttaactgggttaggctcaaaggacGTAACTTGCAACAAAATTCCCTATAAAGGGCAAAACCTGTCAATATTCGttgaaaaggacaccgcctgaaaaggggtatatagataaaggacaaaacttgtaatttttcctaaataatatatgtttttaacCATATAAGTTTGTTTTTTTCTTATAACTTACGTACGTTCGTCTTTTATAAAGACTAAATACGCAGTTGAGTAAAATTTTTTCTCTACATTTCAATATAGATTTTGTTTAAAACGGAGTTGTACTCgaagttttatttaaaaataaaggTGTATTCGAAATGAGaagttttatttaaaatacaGTTGTATTCGAATTGAAGATATTGTATATAGTCAGTACTGACCAACAACATCGGTATCGATGTTATCCGAACCAGTATTGGTATTTGTCTTTATGATTTTCGATCGACGTGGAACACGACTTTATTTTTTGAATTACATCATAAAACTTTTGTGTAAATATTATTATACCAACTCGGTTCGTCATCATTCCGTTATTTTGAATTCTTTttcaaataaaatttatattgtaatgtctagaaaaaaaaataaacgcAATCATGTATCACGATTTTAATCAATAAGAGTGTTGGTCCCTTGTTGTCGATATCATAACTTTTGATCGATGTAAAACAAGTTTCAATATTTTTGTGGGCATATCCCTACTTTAGTTTTTAGGGTTTCTCTACCGGTTAATATAATGAGTTTCCGTACCATAATAAACCAAAGTAgaaactcgataaattaatactcaattatttaataaactctctaagataatattttttgTCGGTCCCGACTTGGGGATAGggtgctaaattaataattcgctaaaattataagataatacatttttgataatttctttagaccccatataaaatataaattaataattccttatatatagcatattacatgaatgatttacgaaggtttcttgaaaaatgactcaattgtcttttgttttttgttgaaatcaatttcCCCTTAAATTTCGTCTCTAATTTTCCTTAGCATGGTAAGAACTTCTGGTGTTGTTTTCTCATAGCTCAACAAGAAAAAGTTCAATGTGATTGCCGCTTTAATAGCTTCGTTTCGTGAAGGGGCTCCATTGTAGaactttcatcatcttcttcatcgatATCATCTTTATTAATTCGCGAAGGGAGCTCCATTGTAGaactttcatcatcttcttcatcgatatcatctttattctactataaattaataaaatattaattaatatataaattaataattattaatttatcgattaattaataactcttttaattaataaattttgatggtcccaagtgtattattttatagagtttctaCTGTAATACTGATCGAATTTCCGCTGCAACGCGCGAGGTTATTTACTAGTTCAAACAATATCTAACGAAGAGTTAATTACTCATTATTGCCACGATCCAGGGGCAGATCTACGTAGTTGCGAGGTGTAGCCcgggatacccctcaactttcttggcgaagtgtatttttttttgttttaatcatTTTATATTCCGGTGATATCCCTAAGCAAATATTAGGATACCACCTGAATGTAAATGAAGATGAGAAATGGAATTTTATGGTTGACGGAAACAAAATTTCCCGGTGAAAACTTGCAGCGGCAACCAAGCTTCTTAAAGAAGAAGATGGAagttatatttattaatataatgtatATAATAAGCATTGGGATAATGAATGGGATTATGAATGAAAAGGAATCTTGCAAAAAGTCAAGTCAAGTAAGAATTCAGAGCATCCACAATAGGAGGATTTGTTGGTGTTTTTAGGGAGAGAGAAAGTGAtgtggaggagagagagagagtgatgtgGAGGAGAGAGGGTGTAGAGATGTTTGTGGTGAAGAATGAGAAAAAATGGAGAGAGAAAAGTTATGTGAGtgtagagaggagagaggagagagaagagaggagagagagaagaaaTGTGTTTGTGAGAGTGGCAAGTGAGAGAAAGATGGGGATTGATTGGGCAAGTGCCActttgccattaaaaaaaatatgaaaaaacatCCCTTATTGGGGATGCTCTCATAGTTATTCAAACTTCAATTAATATTTAACAATTTGGTTTATTGTAACCATTagttgtttgttttatttttttactttgtttatgtatattttttacaTGTACTAAAAGTACATTTTAGTCCctaagttttgtccaaatttgtcattttagttcaaacagtttttttttttgcctctgggtccctaagttttacattttgttgccattttaatcattttgtctaactccatccaaaaacccagTTTGTAACAGGGGTCTTTTGGGGATTTCCTTAAAAAATGTTTttagttgccattttgatccaattctaaaaaatcaaaaaaattccaaaaaattcaaaaaaaatctaaaaatcaaaaaaattctaaaaaatcataaaaattctaaaaaattcaaaaatcaaaaaaattctaaaaaataataaaaattccaaaaaattaaaaaaaaactaaaaaatccaGAAACCATTAAATGTTTcggcacgaaccgtttcgacccctaccgtttcgaaccgaaccgtttcgacccgtaccgtatcgaaccgaaccgtttcgacgcgaactgtttcgaacccgtaccgtttcgaaccgaaccgtttcgacccgtaccgtatcgaacccgtaccgtttcgacgcgaatcgTTTCGAGCCCGTACCGTTttgaaccgtaccgtttcgacgcgaaccgtttcgacgcgaaccgttcgacccgtaccgtatcgaaccgaaccgtttcgacgcgaaccgtttcgaaccgtatcgtttcgacccgtaccgtttcgacccgtaccgtttcgacccgtaccgtttcgaactgaaccgtttcgaaccgtaccgtttcgacgcgaaccgtttcgaaccgtaccgtttcgaaccgtaccgtttcgaaccgtaccgtttctacccgaaccgtttcgacgcgaaccgtttcgaaccgtaccgtttcgacccgtaccgtttcgacgtgaaccgtttcgaaccggaccgtttcgacccgtaccatatcgaaccgaaccgtttcgacgcgaaccgtatcgaaccgaccgtttcgacgcgaactgtttcgaacccgtaccgtttcgaaccgaaccgtttcgacccgtaccctATCGAACCCgtaccgttttgacgcgaaccgtttcgaaccgaccCGTACCATTAGGACTGCGTAACCCAGATGCCcaaacgggtcgaaacggttcgcgtcgaaacggttcggttcgaaacggtacgggtcgaaccggaccgtttcgaaccgtaccgtttctacccgaaccgtttcgatccggaccgtttcgacgcgaaccgtttcgaaccggaCCGTTTCGAGCCCGTACCGTTttgaaccgtaccgtttcgaaccgaaccgtttcgacgcgaaccgtttcgacccgtaccgtatcgaaccgaaccgtttcgacgcgaaccgtttcgaaccgtaccgtttcgacccgtaccgtttcgacccgtaccgtttcgaaccgaaccgtttcgaaccgcaccgtttcgacgcgaaccgtttcgaaccgtaccgtttcgaaccgtaccgtttctacccgaaccgtttcgatccgaaccgtttcgacgcgaaccgtttcgaaccgtaccgtttcgacccgtaccgtttcgacgtgaaccgtttcgaaccggaccgtttcgacccgtaccatatcgaaccgaaccgtttcgacgcgaatcgTTTCGAAGATGAAGTTGATTAGCAACGCGATGAAGATGATTTCGAACAACAATACCACTTGTTGCTGCCATGCGTGCAAAAGTTGCAATTTAAAGCAGCCTTGATCAGGTCATCTGCCCAccttttttttttggttttaccCACCGAATGGTCAGCCCCCATTTGGGCATCTGGGTTACGCAGTCGTAATGGTACGGGTCGGTTtgaaacggttcgtgtcgaaacggtacgggttcgatacggtacgggtcgaaacggttcggttcgaaacggtacgggttcgaaacagtttgtgtcgaaacggttcggttcgatacggtacgggtcgaaacggtacgggtcgaaacggttcgtgccgaaacatttaatggtttttggattttttagatttttttttaattttttggaatttttatgattttttagaatttttttgatttttgatttttttagaatttttatgattttttagaatttttttgatttttagattttttgaatttttttggaattttttttgattttttggaattggatcaaaatggcaactgaaaacattttttaaggaaatcctcaaaatacccctgttacaaactgggtttttggatggagttagacaaaatgatcaaaatggcaacaaaatgtaaaactcagggacccagaggcaaaaaaaaactatttggactaaaatggcaaatttggacaaaactcagggactaaaatggcaatttactcttagaatttttatgattttttagaatttttttgatttttagatttttttgaattttttggaatttttttgattttttggaattggatcaaaatgacaactgaaaacattttttaaggaaatccccaaaatacccctgttacaaactgggtttttggatggagttagacaaaatgatcaaaatggcaacaaaatgtaaaacTCAAGGACCCAGAgacaaaaaaaactatttggactaaaatggcaaatttggacaaaactcagagactaaaatggcaatttactctaaaagttaCTTAAAAACGATATGTGCCTACAAGTTTCACAACAGaaaaggttaaaaatgaaaataatacaTGAagaaaagcttaaaatgaaaatAATATTGGAAGAAATATTGAAATAGTTCTTTCTAAATATATATGATTTTATtactaaatataaataaatattatataaacATTCACACTAAACGTATCTATACCTAAATAATACATAATTTCAGTTACATCttatctcaaaatattatattataattccTAAATCTTATTACTAActgtttaatatttttttattcaacTCGTATCACATGTGATACACGGGTCTGTAACCTGTAACCTAATAGTTCTATATATGTATTTACTAGCTACACATGGCCCCTAAGGGCTCTCATATTCTCAGGGATGACCATAggtaaaagaaaaaaattaaagggCTCATTTTTACTAGCTACACACGGAAGGGGGGCTCGATTTCTCAGAAACGGGTCTATGTAAAAGTTTTTTAGGATACCTCTGAATTTTCTTTCTAGTTCCGCCAGTGCCACGATCATTCAACACATAATCGTTTTAGATCCCGCATATAAAggattattttctatgttttggTCTTATCTATGAATCGACATGTATATATTAATGATGGTAGACCATTTTTTATTTTCAGCCATATGAATGTTTGGCCATACATGAGTAGAGGATGTGACCAACTCCACTTTCGCCATCTGTGTATAAGTAAAAAATCTGTCACGGGTGAGacataaaattaattaataataacaaATATATCTTTGACTTAGATGTCAGCATTAAATACCATTCATACTTTAGCTAAAAGAGTATATTTATTTTGAATCATGCATGCTACACAACCGTAGTAATTTCTATTGTAAATATCATCTCTTGAAAACTTCATTTTATTTGATAATTAATAAACAAACTTTTATTGCACTGCATATTAACATAAAGATTCTGCTTTTTAAGGTATAcaaaattttatatatagtttaaGGGAGATAAACTTTTTTTTCTGGTCACCTCAACTTTATACATTAAATTTGTATAACAAAGGGGAGCACTCTACAATTAACAATTCCAATTATTGTTGTCTGTAGGAAAAAGTTTTCCTTGTTTGTTTAAGTCAATAACGTCTCAAAAAAGAGAAGAATTTGAACAGAAAAAAGTAAAAGAAAGGTATAGTAGTACACATTAATTAATCAATTAACTATTCCGAGTATGGTTGTTAGTAGGAAAAAGTTTTTAGGTAAGATGATGCCTAGCGGTAAAGGTAATGCCCTATCTATGGGCGTTTTCCGCCACGTGTCATTTTAGTCAGCAAACAAGGGTTTTTCACAAATGAGCGTAGTGATGATAATGCCCAATATTGTCCCatcaatcattaaacaattattaaaagttgaataaaaaaattaatttttaatgCATTTGACCGTTGATCAACGGTATGATTTCGAAAAGTGTGTGGGCAAGAACGTTTTTAAAACAACCCTATTCAATTTTTTGTTCAAAAACGCCCCGGGACGGTTAGATGGGCGTGCTTGGgcgttgtttaaaaaaaaaaaaaaaaaccccaaattGAGACGTGTGGTCTAATGAGGTTTTTAGACACGAATGGACACATCGAGAGAGGTGATGGGTCccttttaactttttattttccCGAAAATTATTAAACCCAAAGAACAAATGTAACAATAGTACACTGGGTTATAGATTGTGCAATGGAAGCAGTAAAGGAAGAAGGAAGAAAAGTGTTTAATTTACATATTTTGTTAGTAGGTTCGTGTGGTTTCAAAATATATAACATTTCATATGTTTCTAACAacttttgtttttattatatataattttacTTTAGTAATGTATGTAGTACTTAAAAACAATTTAAATTCCATAATAAGTATTTTCGTCAGAAATATGGTATACAAAATGTAGGGCGGTTCTGGTTTGAGATAAAGTGGTCATGGACATGCAAGCAACTGTGTGGGTCTTGCTAATATTTTTAAACGTTTTCAGGTGCTAGATCCAGATCCAATACTATCTATGAAAAAGTAATAAAAAGCTAAGggttaatttataaattaaaCACATCAGATTCTTTATGAATAACTCAATGAAAGAAGTTTGGTGGTATCTTTTAACGTTTTTAAATAAGTTTGTTTGATCTTATCTCTGTGGGGTGAAAGAGAATTAATTACGAGGTATAAATTATAAAATAACCCGtgttaaatatttaaaaataccTATATATACAAACACAATACACATATGCATCTATACACACATATATCCTTAGTCTTTAtaatttagttaaaaaaaataaacaaccTAAACCCAGGTGTTACAAACACATCGTAAAATATTTTCGTATAATTATTTAACTATATAGAGATACAATTCAACATAATACAAAGAAAATCTAACATTATTTCTAATAAGCATATCTTCAACATTTTTGCACTTCAAGAATACTTATTAAACTCCACAATATAAAAATTGGCCAGATAAGTGTATACAAGTGTGTGATGATCTATTGGATAGATTTCAAAGATGCACGTTTTATATGCATTCTCTTCAATTTTGTGCATCACTATATATCcatggtttattttgaaataTACATATATGACTCTTTTGTACGAAATATGCGACTCTTGTGGAGTTGATGTGAAGGAGAGATATAAAAGAAAAGTGTGAGACGAATGGAAATAGTTGTAGCCAAGGAGAAAGAGCATCTATCGGAGATGCTCTTATTAATTATAAGTGTACGAAGCTTATTGTTTTCGATGCTTTTAACCTAATGAGTATAATTCATTCATGATAACGGATAAGAGTGTGAAAATAGATTATTAAAAGGATAGACACTAAAATTAACAAATATTAGCGTATGGTGACAAAAACTGAAATGAGGATTTTGATGATCATGCAGCACAGGATAAGAATGTGttgcaaaatttcaaagaaaATGAAATAAACCTTGGCCCAGATCCTCAACAACCAACCCTACTGGGACCATAGCAATAATTATAATTTTGATCCTCATGCATAAAATCCTTCTATAAATAGAGACTAGGAAGGCACTAGTTTCCTCATCTCATATTTGTCTTTCAAAGTGAAAATGGCTTCGAAGAcatttcttcttcttgcccttgtTTTTGCTGTGGTTCTTCTAATTACCTCAGAAGTAGCCGCTAGAGACTTAGCCTCCAACCATGACGGTAAGAACAGTTTTTGCTTTAGTTTTGTCATTACAACAAATAACTTAATCCCAAATAACTTATATTTACGTTTAAAGGAATTAATTAGTTACCATCTCAATGTTTTTAAGCTACATAATTAACATCTATATTGTTACTTTATGTGCATTTATCTTTCATAATGTTATATATTCATATGTGGATCTTTTATTAACTTGTACTTTTATTACCCTTTATTCGTTGTAGTGTGTTATCATTACTAGAAGCATAAAAACCATGCAAAATATGAATAATTACATGGAATGATGCAGGTGAGGTTGACGGCCGTGGTGGATACAACCGAGGAGGCGGTGGACATGGAGGGTACAACAACGGCGGCGGACATGGAGGGTACAACAACGGTGGTGGACATGGAGGGTACAACAACGGTGGTGGACATGGAGGATACAACAGTGGTGGACATGGAGGGTACAACAAAGGCGGCGGACATGGAGGATACAACAATGGTGGACGTGGAGGATACAACGGTGGTGGACATGGAGGGCATGGCAAAGGTCGTGGTGGCCGTGGAGGGCATGGcaaaggtggtggtggtgaagaaACTCAAAACTGATGATAAGCATATCATATATAATTTCATGAGTCGGGTATTATAAGAATGTTTCATCTTGCGTCAGTACGTACTCCTTATATATGTAATAATTGGCATGACGCCTTGTATGTGTAGAATAAGTTAATAAGAGTGTACTTTTATCCAACTTCATATCATATTCTTATAATCAAACTTAGTTAAATTTCAGTAAAATAACTAAAATACTCTTCTATTTTAAAAGAACCATCTATGTAATTACTCTATTTTTACTTCGAAGGACCATTTGTGGAtggaaataataaaaattaaacttCAATTTGGGGAAATGTTTGAGAAACGCAAACATCGCCGGAATGTTGAACAGGAACGCATCCAGTTGAATTCTCGAGATTCATTCGATCTGAATCGTAATTGTGTTTGATAACGTTCCAATTATTCGTTCGAATTGAAGTATTTGATTATCATTAGGTATGTATGTTCTGTGATGATAATGTTTCTGTACATGGTTTGTGATTTAAAAAGTTGAATGAAATATATGTACATATTATGATTCATAAGATTGGAATCTGAACGTGTATTTTTGAAGAAGTGATCATTTGTGATGTTTATAGGTTCTGATCACAGCGCCACATGGGCGGCCAGATGCAACAAAGAAATGCGTCTTCTCTGTATGATCAACCTGCAGACGGTAATGCAGGCAGGTCCTGCTAGTGATGTTGGAGATCTACAAACGCAAAACAACACTATCGGTTGAAAATTTGCGGTTCCAGCTACGTGTTGTTTCGTTTATATTTCGTCTGTTGGTTACCATAATTGAAGAAGTTGCTAACCCATTTTAATGTTAACCCGATTGTTTAATTGCCATCATCTTTCATACTTCCGAACAACAGAAAAAATTAACCTTGATGGAATTATACCCGAAAAACTTCCCTAATCGATATACACCTGCTACAATCGACCGTCAACACGACGAGCCAATGTTATATTGTCTTCTTGGTTGCTAAATGAACCCCCTTCAACCAATGATGATCTTGTTTCTACTACAGCCAAGCATGCTGTTTTGTTACCTAGTGAAAAA
This is a stretch of genomic DNA from Helianthus annuus cultivar XRQ/B chromosome 16, HanXRQr2.0-SUNRISE, whole genome shotgun sequence. It encodes these proteins:
- the LOC110916020 gene encoding abscisic acid and environmental stress-inducible protein translates to MASKTFLLLALVFAVVLLITSEVAARDLASNHDGEVDGRGGYNRGGGGHGGYNNGGGHGGYNNGGGHGGYNNGGGHGGYNSGGHGGYNKGGGHGGYNNGGRGGYNGGGHGGHGKGRGGRGGHGKGGGGEETQN